In Hevea brasiliensis isolate MT/VB/25A 57/8 chromosome 13, ASM3005281v1, whole genome shotgun sequence, a single genomic region encodes these proteins:
- the LOC110662199 gene encoding uncharacterized protein At3g49055 isoform X2 — METTTSENHQQPQINGTDSPINPQIDNHDDLLAELQSLRQSYETLQSKYSIMEENLLLVQQQRDEALDHNVDFKTVINETTRERDSLQGQIRELEISFKEREDEFAKTIDQESLRNEELGKEVEAVKGTIEELEFKIKEVEGKNQLFLKTLDSLRPVKDCLVGIIECVDDEEVIEKMNNDEGSVEMELDSGSRAIWEEFEPIARLANDAKSKVNEFKERKKIEIRELENSLVSLTEENRDINTLLRVALLEKEAVEKSLNKLKGNTEQRRVALLQIAERGLQRVGFGFMMGSGSTEQSVESSGANTTATPASTTASTKSDSSECEEEVVSLASTVERIMKNLRLEITQLRRSLEESRSDAERLQSLTEKQAQQIAENTLYMKELEERERVLAQNLEELLMGIKETEAEVDRWREACELEVEAGKKELEEREKVTFQILVYLHAKSLII; from the exons ATGGAAACCACCACCTCCGAGAACCACCAACAACCGCAAATCAACGGCACCGATTCCCCAATCAATCCCCAAATAGACAATCACGATGATCTTCTTGCTGAGCTCCAGTCTCTCCGCCAATCTTATGAGACTCTTCAATCGAAATACTCCATTATGGAGGAAAATCTCCTTCTTGTCCAGCAGCAGAGAGACGAGGCACTGGACCACAACGTCGATTTCAAAACAGTTATCAATGAAACTACGAGAGAAAGGGACTCTCTTCAAGGACAAATTCGTGAACTTGAGATCTCTTTTAAAGAAAGGGAAGACGAGTTTGCAAAAACAATCGATCAGGAATCATTGAGAAATGAAGAACTTGGAAAGGAAGTGGAAGCTGTCAAGGGGACGATTGAAGAGTTGGAATTTAAGATAAAGGAGGTGGAAGGGAAGAATCAGCTTTTTTTGAAGACTTTGGATTCTCTTAGGCCAGTGAAAGATTGTTTGGTCGGAATCATAGAGTGTGTCGATGATGAGGAAGTGATTGAGAAGATGAATAACGATGAGGGTAGTGTAGAAATGGAACTAGACAGTGGATCAAGGGCAATTTGGGAAGAATTCGAGCCAATTGCAAGGTTAGCAAACGATGCAAAATCAAAAGTGAATGAGTTTAAGGAGAGGAAGAAGATTGAGATAAGGGAATTGGAGAATAGTCTAGTGAGTTTGACAGAGGAGAATCGCGATATCAATACTTTGTTAAGGGTTGCCTTGTTGGAGAAGGAGGCAGTGGAGAAGAGTTTGAACAAGTTGAAAGGGAACACTGAGCAGAGGAGGGTGGCTTTGTTGCAAATTGCAGAGAGGGGGTTGCAGAGAGTAGGGTTTGGCTTCATGATGGGAAGTGGGAGTACTGAGCAATCAGTGGAGAGTTCAGGAGCTAACACTACTGCCACTCCCGCTAGTACTACTGCCAGTACTAAATCAGATAGTAGCGAGTGTGAAGAAGAGGTTGTTAGTCTG GCCTCAACTGTAGAGAGAATAATGAAGAATTTACGACTTGAAATCACTCAACTGAGGAGATCGCTGGAAGAGTCTAG GTCAGATGCTGAAAGACTACAGAGTCTTACAGAAAAACAAGCTCAACAAATTGCAGAAAACACACTATACATGAAAGAGTTGGAAGAAAGGGAGAGGGTGTTAGCTCAAAAT TTAGAGGAACTCCTAATGGGAATAAAAGAAACTGAGGCAGAGGTTGATAGATGGAGGGAAGCCTGTGAGTTGGAAGTTGAAGCTGGGAAAAAAGAGCTTGAAGAACGTGAAAAAGTG ACGTTTCAGATTTTGGTCTATCTACATGCCAAAAGCCTGATAATTTAA
- the LOC110662199 gene encoding uncharacterized protein At3g49055 isoform X1, giving the protein METTTSENHQQPQINGTDSPINPQIDNHDDLLAELQSLRQSYETLQSKYSIMEENLLLVQQQRDEALDHNVDFKTVINETTRERDSLQGQIRELEISFKEREDEFAKTIDQESLRNEELGKEVEAVKGTIEELEFKIKEVEGKNQLFLKTLDSLRPVKDCLVGIIECVDDEEVIEKMNNDEGSVEMELDSGSRAIWEEFEPIARLANDAKSKVNEFKERKKIEIRELENSLVSLTEENRDINTLLRVALLEKEAVEKSLNKLKGNTEQRRVALLQIAERGLQRVGFGFMMGSGSTEQSVESSGANTTATPASTTASTKSDSSECEEEVVSLASTVERIMKNLRLEITQLRRSLEESRSDAERLQSLTEKQAQQIAENTLYMKELEERERVLAQNLEELLMGIKETEAEVDRWREACELEVEAGKKELEEREKVTLILKQELERTKTALEISNGKLKLKEELASAAMAAQAAAEKSLQLADSRAAGLHERIEELRRQLEEAESRERSRRRVRHICWPWRTLKQNSASNANERDQNVKRMLPEMQALLHYSL; this is encoded by the exons ATGGAAACCACCACCTCCGAGAACCACCAACAACCGCAAATCAACGGCACCGATTCCCCAATCAATCCCCAAATAGACAATCACGATGATCTTCTTGCTGAGCTCCAGTCTCTCCGCCAATCTTATGAGACTCTTCAATCGAAATACTCCATTATGGAGGAAAATCTCCTTCTTGTCCAGCAGCAGAGAGACGAGGCACTGGACCACAACGTCGATTTCAAAACAGTTATCAATGAAACTACGAGAGAAAGGGACTCTCTTCAAGGACAAATTCGTGAACTTGAGATCTCTTTTAAAGAAAGGGAAGACGAGTTTGCAAAAACAATCGATCAGGAATCATTGAGAAATGAAGAACTTGGAAAGGAAGTGGAAGCTGTCAAGGGGACGATTGAAGAGTTGGAATTTAAGATAAAGGAGGTGGAAGGGAAGAATCAGCTTTTTTTGAAGACTTTGGATTCTCTTAGGCCAGTGAAAGATTGTTTGGTCGGAATCATAGAGTGTGTCGATGATGAGGAAGTGATTGAGAAGATGAATAACGATGAGGGTAGTGTAGAAATGGAACTAGACAGTGGATCAAGGGCAATTTGGGAAGAATTCGAGCCAATTGCAAGGTTAGCAAACGATGCAAAATCAAAAGTGAATGAGTTTAAGGAGAGGAAGAAGATTGAGATAAGGGAATTGGAGAATAGTCTAGTGAGTTTGACAGAGGAGAATCGCGATATCAATACTTTGTTAAGGGTTGCCTTGTTGGAGAAGGAGGCAGTGGAGAAGAGTTTGAACAAGTTGAAAGGGAACACTGAGCAGAGGAGGGTGGCTTTGTTGCAAATTGCAGAGAGGGGGTTGCAGAGAGTAGGGTTTGGCTTCATGATGGGAAGTGGGAGTACTGAGCAATCAGTGGAGAGTTCAGGAGCTAACACTACTGCCACTCCCGCTAGTACTACTGCCAGTACTAAATCAGATAGTAGCGAGTGTGAAGAAGAGGTTGTTAGTCTG GCCTCAACTGTAGAGAGAATAATGAAGAATTTACGACTTGAAATCACTCAACTGAGGAGATCGCTGGAAGAGTCTAG GTCAGATGCTGAAAGACTACAGAGTCTTACAGAAAAACAAGCTCAACAAATTGCAGAAAACACACTATACATGAAAGAGTTGGAAGAAAGGGAGAGGGTGTTAGCTCAAAAT TTAGAGGAACTCCTAATGGGAATAAAAGAAACTGAGGCAGAGGTTGATAGATGGAGGGAAGCCTGTGAGTTGGAAGTTGAAGCTGGGAAAAAAGAGCTTGAAGAACGTGAAAAAGTG ACTTTGATACTGAAGCAAGAACTGGAGAGAACGAAGACTGCTTTAGAGATATCAAATGGCAAGTTAAAACTGAAAGAAGAACTTGCAAGTGCTGCAATGGCTGCCCAAGCAGCAGCAGAGAAATCACTGCAGCTGGCTGACAGTAGGGCTGCAGGACTTCATGAGCGGATTGAGGAGCTAAGGAGACAACTAGAAGAAGCAGAGAGCAGGGAGCGTAGCCGTCGTAGAGTGAGGCATATATGTTGGCCGTGGCGAACTCTGAAACAGAATTCAGCTAGTAATGCGAATGAAAGAGACCAGAATGTGAAACGGATGCTACCAGAAATGCAAGCCTTGCTTCATTATAGTCTTTGA
- the LOC110662198 gene encoding uncharacterized protein LOC110662198 → MPVAKLKASNNTDVMKTEKGNDSLDAFIRQAIGKEPFLSFSRAGDSPVQWMQLLHALDQQDLPGWPLLTPLKVQMQKCEKCSREFCSSINYRRHIRVHHRLKKLDKDCSKNRDLLRTFWDKLSEDEAMEILSFKDVTLEEVPGSSIVKSLMALVRKPGFSSLPQYCLRAGSALLDIIQGRPSRFPLSSEELLSILDDASEKTFMCGTAVSMQKYIFDGEAGKIGLETKNLVACTSFLVEQKLVKAWLADKDAESLRCQKLLVEEEEAAQRRQAELLERKRQKKLRQKEQKAKEHRQEEQADLNAWIDNTVEAVPSAEQSFPLIASDSGMNGLEALPDHVPSSFEPFQLLSMDEDVDLEIQTGSGSDPGTSRNVERQTVQRNSRRHLVVAHWHLSAKSQWNYVPNGFHANQSSQAPKLSAMQKHGNYRDSKSLLSINGNRKWSRKPKPDYSGDVLKTRVQKQAISLPDHNKKHEVLIGSISVALGNCSQQEGNNLDGARDDFLSEHQMPKKNNVQDKHNRPDSAHCSTNRSTIKLWRPVSRNGIKGPILVENGDRESQVDGITGKGDDYIPPNGNCLSLCSVDDDHGGMGNSFPLLQGTPHPGSLHFSCQAAKAFLAERWKEAIAAEHVKLDLSPDLKSSECMEIQNECLVDVAQSSDTKKCILGNWENQLVGVGVHESSTTGASKAKLRTKPDKGVKLKYIPKQRTIS, encoded by the exons ATGCCAGTTGCAAAACTCAAGGCCTCAAACAACACAGATGTGATGAAAACAGAGAAGGGAAATGATTCCCTAGATGCATTTATCAGGCAAGCAATTGGAAAAGagccttttctttctttctcaagGGCTGGTGATAGCCCAGTACAGTGGATGCAATTACTACATGCCCTAGATCAGCAAG ATCTCCCGGGGTGGCCCTTGCTCACTCCTCTGAAGGTGCAGATGCAAAAGTGTGAAAAGTGTTCCCGAGAGTTCTGTTCATCCATTAACTACAGAAGACACATACGTGTGCACCATCGATTGAAAAAACTTGACAAG GATTGTTCCAAAAATAGGGATCTGTTGAGAACCTTTTGGGATAAG CTTTCTGAGGATGAGGCGATGGAAATTTTATCATTCAAGGATGTGACATTGGAG GAAGTTCCAGGCTCTTCAATTGTAAAGTCATTGATGGCACTTGTTCGGAAACCAGGATTTTCTTCTCTTCCACAATATTGTTTGAGGGCTGGTTCTGCCCTTTTG GATATTATCCAAGGTAGGCCTTCCAGGTTTCCTTTGTCTTCTGAGGAGCTACTCAGCATCCTTGATGATGCAAGTGAAAAAACATTCATGTGTGGAACAGCTGTATCAATGCAAAAATATATTTTTGATGGGGAAGCGGGGAAGATTGGTCTTGAAACAAAGAATTTGGTCGCTTGCACCAGCTTTCTGGTGGAACAGAAATTG GTTAAAGCTTGGCTTGCTGACAAGGATGCTGAATCTTTAAGATGCCAGAAGTTACTTGTGGAGGAGGAAGAAGCTGCACAGAGAAG ACAAGCTGAGCTCTTGGAGAGGAAGAGGCAAAAAAAACTCAGGCAGAAAGAACAGAAAGCTAAGGAGCACAGACAAGAGGAGCAAGCAGATCTTAATGCATGGATTGATAATACTGTGGAGGCTGTGCCTTCAGCTGAACAATCCTTCCCTTTGATTGCATCTGATTCTGGTATGAATGGTCTGGAGGCACTGCCAGATCATGTTCCCTCATCTTTTGAGCCCTTCCAACTTCTGAGCATGGATGAAGATGTGGATTTGGAAATTCAGACAGGGTCTGGCAGTGATCCTGGCACTAGTCGTAATGTTGAAAGACAGACAGTACAAAGAAATAGTCGTAGGCACTTAGTGGTTGCACATTGGCACTTGTCTGCAAAATCACAATGGAATTATGTGCCAAATGGTTTCCATGCAAATCAGAGTTCTCAGGCACCAAAACTTAGTGCCATGCAGAAGCATGGAAATTACAGGGACTCAAAATCGCTGCTTTCAATCAATGGCAATAGGAAGTGGAGCCGAAAACCTAAACCAGATTATAGTGGAGACGTTTTGAAAACGAGAGTACAGAAACAAGCAATAAGCCTGCCAGATCACAATAAGAAGCATGAGGTTCTGATTGGTTCTATATCTGTTGCACTTGGAAACTGCAGCCAACAGGAAGGTAACAATTTGGACGGAGCCAGAGATGATTTTCTGTCAGAGCATCAAATGCCAAAGAAAAACAATGTTCAGGATAAGCACAATAGACCTGATTCTGCTCACTGCAGTACAAATCGGTCAACAATAAAGCTTTGGAGGCCTGTGAGTAGAAATGGAATCAAAGGTCCAATATTAGTTGAAAATGGGGATAGAGAATCTCAAGTTGATGGGATTACCGGTAAGGGTGACGATTATATCCCACCTAATGGAAACTGTCTTAGTTTGTGTTCTGTTGACGATGATCATGGTGGAATGGGGAACAGTTTCCCACTCCTTCAGGGGACTCCACATCCCGGAAGCTTGCACTTCTCGTGCCAAGCAGCAAAAGCATTTCTTGCAGAGA GGTGGAAGGAGGCAATTGCGGCTGAACATGTCAAATTGGATCTGTCTCCAGACTTAAAATCTTCAGAATGTATGGAGATTCAGAATGAATGTCTAGTAGATGTAGCTCAGTCATCAGATACTAAAAAATGCATTCTTGGCAATTGGGAGAATCAGCTGGTTGGTGTGGGGGTGCATGAGTCTTCAACTACTGGAGCCAGTAAAGCCAAGTTGAGAACAAAGCCTGATAAAGGTGTCAAGTTAAAGTATATACCCAAGCAGAGAACAATCTCCTAa
- the LOC110662196 gene encoding uncharacterized protein LOC110662196, whose amino-acid sequence MSGGVGPTCSDISLPKEQHEDFSSLKKKGQNIAPSKKAGFLSFTQLNALAVITILAASGMVSPEDFAFVVFSIIYMFFISKVAFPCVNPSKDSASVFDPKNKILRLYVSVAAIIGLFLPIAYIFEGIFEGDKEGIKAAAPHLFLLASQVFMEGVAFSLRFAIPVRVFVPVFYNSRRIFTIVEWLTSEFKVEQDHGGSARRVLVGRALAVANMAFWCFNLFGFLLPVYLPKAFKKYYSAYDVKD is encoded by the coding sequence ATGTCAGGCGGGGTTGGTCCGACCTGCAGTGACATAAGCCTTCCAAAGGAACAACATGAAGATTTCTCTTCCCTGAAAAAAAAGGGCCAAAACATTGCTCCATCGAAGAAGGCTGGTTTTCTGAGCTTCACCCAACTAAATGCCCTCGCTGTTATCACTATCCTCGCTGCAAGTGGCATGGTAAGCCCTGAAGACTTTGCTTTCGTTGTCTTTTCCATCATCTACATGTTCTTCATTTCCAAGGTTGCATTCCCTTGTGTCAACCCATCAAAGGACTCCGCATCAGTTTTTGATCCAAAAAATAAGATTTTACGCCTCTACGTGTCTGTTGCTGCTATAATTGGCCTATTTCTCCCCATAGCTTATATCTTTGAAGGCATCTTTGAGGGTGATAAAGAGGGAATCAAGGCAGCCGCACCACATCTCTTTCTCTTAGCGAGTCAAGTTTTCATGGAAGGGGTGGCATTTTCACTCAGGTTTGCAATACCTGTACGGGTTTTCGTGCCGGTATTCTATAATTCGAGGAGGATTTTTACCATTGTGGAGTGGTTGACAAGTGAGTTCAAGGTGGAACAGGACCATGGAGGATCTGCCAGGAGGGTGCTCGTTGGGAGAGCTCTTGCTGTGGCTAATATGGCCTTTTGGTGCTTCAATCTTTTTGGCTTCTTGTTGCCTGTTTATCTTCCAAAAGCCTTCAAGAAGTATTACTCTGCGTATGACGTTAAAGATTAA
- the LOC110662200 gene encoding probable prolyl 4-hydroxylase 12: protein MASSVYLIVFAVLTAAGPFSYCFAESRKELRDKEVNHETIILLGSSIRTNRVNPLQVVQLSWRPRVFLYKGFLTDEECDHVISLAQGAKEASMRKGDDSAKIVEKGLHANSEFLLNMDDNLLARIEERLSAWTFLPKENGKPLQVMHYGVEDAKQKFDYFGNRLLILNEPLMATLVLYLSNVSQGGEILFPKSEPKGKIWSDCGKGSNLLKPVKGNAILFFNVHPNASPDTSSSHARCPVLEGEMWCATKYFIVKASSGGKALSESDVSECTDEDDSCPRWAALGECQRNPVFMTGSPDYYGTCRKSCNAC from the exons ATGGCTTCCTCTGTTTATCTTATAGTTTTTGCGGTTCTCACAGCTGCAGGTCCATTCTCCTATTGTTTTGCGGAGAG CCGGAAGGAATTGAGGGATAAGGAGGTCAATCACGAAACTATCATACTACTGGGAAGCTCAATTCGAACCAACAGAGTTAACCCATTGCAAGTTGTCCAACTCTCCTGGCGACCAAG AGTGTTCTTGTATAAAGGCTTTCTAACGGATGAGGAATGTGATCATGTTATTTCTTTG GCACAAGGTGCAAAAGAAGCATCTATGAGAAAGGGTGATGATTCAGCAAAAATTGTGGAGAAGGGGCTACATGCAAATTCAGAATTTCTTTTAAACATGGAT GATAATCTACTTGCAAGGATTGAGGAGAGACTTTCAGCGTGGACTTTCCTTCCCAAAG AGAATGGGAAGCCCCTACAGGTCATGCATTATGGGGTCGAAGACGCCAAACAGAAGTTTGATTATTTTGGCAACAGATTATTGATTTTGAATGAGCCTTTGATGGCAACCCTAGTTTTATATCTCTCAAATGTCAGTCAGGGTGGCGAGATCCTCTTCCCCAAGTCAGAG CCAAAGGGCAAAATTTGGTCTGATTGTGGAAAGGGTAGCAACTTACTAAAACCAGTTAAAGGGAACGCAATTCTGTTTTTCAACGTGCACCCTAACGCTTCTCCTGACACAAGTAGTAGCCATGCTCGATGCCCTGTCCTTGAGGGGGAAATGTGGTGTGCCACCAAATACTTCATTGTAAAAGCCAGTAGTGGAGGAAAGGCCCTGTCTGAATCAGATGTCAGCGAATGCACTGATGAGGATGACAGTTGTCCCAGGTGGGCTGCTCTTGGGGAATGCCAAAGGAACCCAGTGTTTATGACGGGTTCTCCTGATTACTATGGGACATGTAGAAAGAGCTGTAATGCATGTTGA